GAGATCTCCGCCCTCACCTCCTGGCGCAAGCTGGCCATCTCCGCCTTCACCTCTTGGCGGAGAAGATCCATCCTCGCCTCCAGGGCGGATACCCGGTCGGGGAGGACGGCCATCACCCCCTCCACGATGCCCTCCAGCTTGTAGAGGCGTTCTTCTACGGTCATCTGGCTCTTAGGATAGCAAAACCCACCCCCCTAAAGAGGCCTTCCCTCCATTTGGGCGATGCGATCCCGCACCTCCTGGGGAAGGGGAGCAGGCCTTCCCCCTTCCAGCCAAACCTGAACGGTTTTGCCCCGGGCCGCCTCCTCTCCCCCCGCCCGCACCAGGTACTCCATCTCAAAGCTGGAGCGACCCAGGCGCACCACCCTCACCCCTACCTCCACGGGATCTTCCAGAAGGATGGGCCTCAGGAAGTCCACCTCCGCCCGGGCCAGGATGAAGTGCCCTTTCTCCAGCCAGTCCCTTTTTAGCCGAGAAAAGTAGGCCACCCGGGCCATCTCCAAGTAGGTCAGGTAAACGGCGTTGTTCACGTGCCCCAAAGCGTCCAGGTCGCGGAAGCGCACCTCTATGGGGACCACCACGGGAAAGCCTTCCACGGGAAAAGAGCTTACCATCTCCCAGCCTCTGACCCACGGGTCAGGTAGAGTAGGGGCATGACCGAGACCACCTGGGACCTGACCCCCCTCTTCCCTAGCTTGGAGAGCCCGGAGTTCCAAAGGGCTTGGGAGGGCCTAAGGGCCCGCATCGACGGGCTCAAGGACCTCCTGGAACGGGAGGCCCCCCTTTCCGAGGTACTCTCCGCCCTGGACATCCTCCTCGAGGAGGCCCTTCCCCTCCACGCCTACCTCTACGCCCGCTTCAGCGCCGACACGGGAGACGAAGCCGCCTTGGCCAAGCTCTCCGAGCTGGAGGTTCTCTTCTTGGACTATCAACGCCTGAGGCCCCGACTCACCCGCTATCTGGCCCTCAAGGAACCAGAGGAGGCCGGCCCTTACCGCCTTCTGGTGGAGGAGGCCAAGGAGGAGGCCCTCCACATGATGCCCGAGGGGGAGGAGACCCTGGCGGCCGAGCTCTCCCTCTCCGGGCGGCGGGCCTGGGCCAAGCTCCACGAGAACCTCACGAGCCAGATCACCGCGGTGGTGGACGGGGAGGAGATGCCCATCAGCAAGGTGCGCAACCTCTACCTCCGCCCCGAGGAGGAGGTGCGCAAGAAGGCCTACAGGGCAGAGCTTCTGGCCTGGGAAGGGCACGAGGTGCCCCTGGCCTACGCCCTGAACGGCGTGAAGGGGGAAGCGGTGGTCCTGAACCGGAGGCGGGGCTACAAGGACGACCTCGAGCCCTCCCTCCTGCAAAACCGCATCACCAGGAGGGCCCTTTCCGCTATGCAGGAGGCGGTGAAGGAAAGCCTTCCCCTTTTCCGGCGCTACTACCTCCTGAAGGCCAAGGCCCTGGGCAAGGAAAGGCTGGATTTCTACGACCTCTTTGCCCCCATCGGCCAGGGGCGGCGTTGGACCCTGGAAGAGGCCCGAAGCTTCCTTGTGGAGAAGCTTTCCGCCTTCTCCCAAAACGCCGCCCAGGTGGCCGAGGCCGCCTTCCTTGAGCGCTGGATGGACCTCCTGCCCCGCAAGGGCAAGGTGGGCGGGGCCTACTGCATGCCCAGAGGTGGGGGAAAGAGCCTCATCCTGGCCAACTACGAGGAGAGCTTCGAGTCCCTTTCCACCCTGGCCCACGAGCTGGGCCACGCCTACCACAACTTCGCCCTGGCCCGGGTCCCCGCCTCCCTGCGGGACGTACCCATGACCCTGGCGGAAACGGCCAGCATCATGAACGAGACCCTGGTGGTGGAGGCCGCCCTCAAGGAGGCCTCCCCCGAGGAGGGTCTTCTCATCCTGGACGCCTACCTCCAGGGGGCGGCCCAGGTGGTGGTGGACATATATAGCCGCTTCCTCTTTGAGTCCCGGGTGTTCCAAAAGAGGGGGGCCCGGGAGCTCTCCCCTAGGGAGTTCAAGGAGCTCATGGTGGAAGCCCAGAAGGCCGCCTACGGGGAAGCCCTGGCCTCCTTCCATCCCTACATGTGGGCGGTGAAGGGGCACTACTACGGCGCGGACTTCTACAACTACCCCTACACCTTCGGCCTCCTCTTCGGCCTGGCCCTCTACCGCGAGGCCAAGGAGGACCCCGCCTTTATGGAACGCTACGAAACCCTCCTATCCGAGTCCGGCATGCGCAGCGCCAAAGAGCTCGCGGGCCGCTATGGCTTTGACCTGGAAAGCCCAGAGTTCTGGCGGAAGGGCCTGAAGGTTCTGGCCGAGAAGGTGGAGGCGCTGGAGGGTCGCCTTGCCTGAGTGCCCGCACGGGAACTTGGCGACACGATGGCCAGCTCCGCCGCCAGAGCAGGCTTTTCCTGGGACCCCACTGCGGCTTTTGCCAGGTGGGGTACTTGGGTTGCCCCATCCTGGCCCAGGCCAGGATGGGGCAACCCAAAGGAGAGGCCCTGACCTTCCCCTGGCCCGAGGGAAGTATCCTTGAGAGGATGCGTCTCCTTGTCCTTTGCACCCACAACTCCGCCCGAAGCCAGATGGCCGAGGCCTGGCTCAGGCACTATGCCCAGGCGCTGGGGGTGGACCTCGAGGTCCACTCCGCGGGCACGGAGAAAACCTTCGTCAAGGAAGAGGCCAAAAGGGTGATGGCCGAGGTGGGCCTGGACCTCTCGGGCCACTCCTCCAAGACCCTCTTGGAGGTCCCCGACCCCTGGGATTTTGACTTGGTCCTCACCGTCTGCGACCAGGCCAAGGAGGCCTGCCCCGCCTACCCCGCCAAGACCCTGAAGCGCCACGCCTCCTTTCCCGACCCCTCGGGCAAGCCCCTGGACGAGTGGCGAAAGGTGCGGGACGCCCTGGGGCGGATGAGCCTTTACCTGGTGGAGAACCTAAAGGCGGGGCGCATCCCCTCGGATGGGGCTCTGAAGGAGGCTAGCGGCCTATAGGTCCCCTATGTGGAGCGCCGCCACCCCGAAGGTGAGGAGCTCGTAGCGCACGCGAAACCCCGCCTCCTCCATGAGGGCCTTCAGGGCCTCGGGCTCCGGAAAGGCCTCCACGCTCTCCGGCAGGTAGCGGTAGGCGCCATAGCTCCCGGAAATGAGCCCCCCCAAAAAGGGCAGGACCCTTTGGAAGTAGACCCGGTAGACCAGGCCAAAAACCCCCTTGGGGGGCGGGGGAAACTCCAGGATCAAAAGCCTCCCCCCAGGGGAGAGGACCCGGACAAGTTCCTCCAGGGCCTTCCGGTAGTCGGCGAAGTTGCGGAAACCGAAGGCGATGGTGACGGCGTCAAAGCTGCCGTCAGGAAAGGGCAGGGCCAGGGCGTCCGCCTCCTGGAAGGCCACCTCTAGCCCCTGGGAAAGGGCCTTCCTGCGAGCGATCTCCAACATGGGCGGGGCGAAGTCCACCCCCACCACCTCCGCCTCTGGGGCAGCCCTCTTCAGGAGGAGGGCCAGGTCCCCCGTGCCCGTGGCCAGGTCCAGGATGCGCTTGGGCCCCTTCTCCAAGGCCAGGGCCACCGCCCGCCTACGCCAGCGGAGGTCGGCCCCAAAGGAGAGCAGCCGGTTCAGGAGGTCGTAGCGGGGGGCGATCTCCGAGAACATCCGCTGTACCCGCCTGGCCTTTTCCTCGGGTGGAGCCGCCACGAGGGGAAGTCTAGCACCCCTAGGGGTAGGGTACAATCGGGCACGTGCGAAGGGACCATAAACGCATGGGGCTCCTTGTGCTCCTGGGGGGGGCGTTACCCTCCTCCTCTGGTACCTGGCCCCTTGGGCCGTGCCCCACCGGCTCTTCGGCGGCGAGGGGGTCCTCCTCAACCCCTTTGGCCACCACCTGCCCCAAGGAAGCCTTCCCCAAGGCTACCGGGACACCTGGCTCCTTTGGGCCTTTTCCCTCTCCTTGGGCTGGCTCCTCCTCAGCCTGGCCCTGCCCTGGAGGGCAGGGCCCAGGGGGGTCTACCTGGCGGGCGCCTTGGGCCTTGGGCTTTTCCTCTTGGTCTACACCCTCTTCCAGGGAAGCGTGGCTCAGGTGAATTCAGGGGCGGAAAGCCCCCCCCTGAGGCGATACAGCCTGGGCCTGGGGAGCTACGCTACCCTGGCCTTTAGCCTCTACCTCCTCCTCTTGGCCCGGGTCTTCTCCCCCGGGGGGCTGGGCTTCCTGGTGCGGCGGCGGGGGGTGGTGGTCCCCCTCTTCTCTCTGCTCCTGGCCTCCCTTCTAGGGGGGGTCATCGTGTCCATTCTGAGCCAGAGCCCGGGGGAAGCCCAAAATCTCAGGGAGAGCCTCATGCTCAGGCTAGACCTGATCACCTACACCTACCAGCTCCTCTTTAGTCCCTTGGTGAGCCCATCGGGGTTCCTGCAGAGCCTCCTCTTGGCCACCCCTCTGATCTTCACCGGGCTCGCCGTGGCCCTGGGCTTCCGGGGGGGCCTCTTCAACATCGGGGCCCCGGGGCAGCTCATCATGGGGGCCATCGCCGCCATGCTGGTGGGGGTTTACCTGCCTGGGCCCCGGTGGCTGATCCTGCCCCTGGCCGTCCTGGCCGCCGCCTTAGGCGGGGGGCTCTGGGGGGCCCTGGTAGGCTGGCTCAAGGCCCGATTCGGGGCCCACGAGGTCATCAACACCATCATGTTCAACTACATCGCTGTAAGCCTCTTCCTCTTCCTCATCTCCGCCAACGAGTACAGGTTCTTCGGATACACCCTTTACCTCCCCTTCAAGTACCCCGGGTTTGAGGCTCGCAGCTACGAGATCCGCCCCGAGGCCCGCATCCCCCACTGGACGGACCTGGTGGCCCCCGGCGGGGAGCTTTCCTTCGCCCTGCCCCTGGCCTTCCTCCTGGGCCTTTTGGGCTACTTCCTGGTGCGGAAGAGCCTGGGCCACCGGGTCCTCCTGGGCCTCCTCCTCGGGGTGGCGGGGTACGGGGTGGGGGGGCTTCTCCCCGGGGTGCCCCTGAGCCTCGGCCCCGACCTCACCTCGGTGCGCCTCAATGGGGCCTTTCTCCTCGCCCTCCTCGCCCTCCTCTTCTTCCACTTCTACGTGTTCCGTAGCGTGGGGGGGTACGAGCTCAGGGCCATGGGCCTCGCCCCCAAGGCGGCGGAGTATGGGGGGGCGATGGCGGGGAGGCGAATCGTCCTCACCATGTTCCTGGCTGGGGCCCTCGCGGGCTTGGCCGCCACCCATTACGTCCTGGGCGGGGGGATTGACGAGTACCGCCTGAAGCAGGCCCTGCCCTACTCCGTGGGGTTTGACGGCATCGCCGTGGCCCTTATGGGGCAGAACACCCCCCTTGGGGTGGGTCTGGCCGCCTGGCTTTTCGGCATCCTCCTCACCGGGGGGCTGCAGGTAAACCTGCAGCTTGGGATCAGCCGGGAGCTGGTGGCGGTCCTGCAGGCCCTCATCGTCCTCTTCATCGCCGCCGGGGGCTTCTTGCCCCGCTACTTCACCGATCCCCTGAGGGCTGCGGAGGTGGAGCTCAAGGAGGAAGCCCGCAAGGAGGAAGCCCTGAAGGAGGAGGTGCGCCGATGAACCTGGAAACGGCCTTCTGGATCGCCCTCTTCTTCTCTACCTTGCGCCAGACCACGCCCCTGCTCTTCGCCGCCCTGGGAGGGATGTTCTCCGAACGGGGCGGGGTGGTGAACATCGCCCTCGAGGGCATCATCCTCTTCGGGGCCCTCACGGCGGTGGTGGTCGTGGAGCGGTTTGAGGCTGCCCTGGGTCCTGGGCCCCACCCCTGGCTGCCCTGGCTGGGGGTCCTCTCGGCCATGGCCGTGGGGGGCCTGGTGGCCGCCGTGCACGCCGTGGTCTCCATCAAGTACCGGGCGGACCAGATCATCAGCGCCACCGCCATCAACCTCCTGGCCCTGGGGGCCCCGAGCCTGGTCCTCACCTACTTCTACGGGAACGCCACCAACTCCAACGAGGTGGCGAACCGCCTCCCCCTCTTCCTGGGCCTCTCCCCCCTGGTCTATCTGGCCTTCCTCCTGGTGCCCTTGACCTGGTGGGTCCTCTTCAAGACCCCCTTTGGCCTGCGCCTCCGGGCCGTGGGGGAGCACCCCGAGGCCGCGGACACCCTGGGGGTCAAGGTCTACCGCCTGCGCTACACCGGGGTCATCCTCTCGGGGGTCCTGGCGGGCTTGGCGGGGGCCTACCTTTCCATCGGCTTCCTCAACCAGTTCGTGCGGGGCATGTCCGCAGGGCTTGGCTTCATCGCCCTGGCGGCCATGATCTTCGGCAAGTGGCACCCCTTGGGCATCCTCTTCTCCACTCTCCTCTTCGGCTTCGCCAACGCCCTCGCCATCCAGCTCCAGGGCACGGACATCCTGCCCGCCGTCTTGGTCCAGGCCTTTCCCTACGTGGTCACCGTCTTGGTCCTGGCGGGGTTCATCGGCAGAAGCCGTCCCCCAGCGGCAGTGGGCAAGCCCTACGAGAAGTAGACCGCTTTCCTGAGCCGCCCCAGGCGGTAGGAGAGCCTGAGGCGGCTCCCATCTTGGAAGCGGAGCTCCACCCCGCCCCGGAAGAGGGCAAAGTGGAGAAGCCCCTCGGGCAGGACCCCCTGGGCGAAGCGGGCGTGGGCGTCCTGCCTCAGGTACAAAAACCCTTCCTCCAACCACACCTGGGCCTCGGTGCCCTGGCGGTTCAGGCTCAAGCGGCGAAGCCTTCGGGCCAGGGCCTCCGCCTGGGTCATCAGGACCTCATTGGAGCTCCTCCTTGGCCACCTCGAGGCTCCTCCCCTCCTCCAGCAGGAGCTCCACCGTCCCCTTGAGGGGATTCACCTTCTGCACTTTGCCGCAGACCCCCGCCTTGGTGCAGACCCGGGCGTTCCTCCGGGGAAGCTCCGAAAGGAGCTCCTGGTAGACGGGGTGCTCGTAGGCCAGGCAGCAGAGGAGGCGGCCGCAGGGCCCGGAGATCTTCTCGGGGGAGAGGGGAAGCCCCTGGTCCCGGGCCAGCTTGATGGACACCTGGGCGAAGCCCTGGAGCCAGGTGGAGCAGCAAGACTCCATGCCGCAGGCCCCCAACGCCCCCAGGTACTGGGCCTCCTCCCTGGGGCCCTCCGCCAGGAACTCCACCCGGGCCCCGTAGCGCTCCTGGAGCTCCCGGGTGAAGGCCCTGAGGTTCACCCGCTCCGCGGCGGCGTAGCGCACCTTGAGGTGGCGGCCGTCCAGGGTGAAGTCGCACCCCAAGACCTTGGCGGCCACCCCCTCCTCCTTGAGGCGGGCCTTCAGGTAGAAAAGGGCCTCCTCCGCCCTGGCCCTAAGCCTCGCCGCCCGGTCCAGATCCTCCTTGCTGGCCAGGCGCACCACCTCCCCCACCCCCTTCTCCGGCCTAGGGGGCGTGCGCACCCGGCCCACCTCGAGGCCCCGGCCCGTACGCACCACCACGTACGCCTCCAGGGGCGGGGCCTCCCCCTGGAAGCGAAAATACCGGAGGACGGGGGTGCGGAAGCGGACGCCTACGGTCATCCCTCTAAGTCTAAGGCCAGGCGGGCCAGGACCAGGTCCGGACTCACATAGGCCTTCAAAGCCTCCCAGGCCTCCTCCAGGGCCAGAAGGGCCCTGGGCCGCCCCCTTAGGAGGGCGTGGAGGAGGAAGAAGCCCTCTTCCTCGGCAAGGAGTTCCTGCAAGAGCCCCAGGCGCTCCAGGAGGGGGCTCTCCAAGACCCTCCTCGCCACCTCTAGCCTCCCCTGGAAGGCCAGGGGGTCAGAAAGGGCCCGAAGCAGGCGGCCCGGGGCCCCGGCAGCGTAGGCCAGGAGGTCCGGGTCCTGGGTCAGGGTCCGAAGCCTCTCCTCGGGAACCGGGCCGAAGGCCACCTCCAGGGCCCGGCTGGCCAGGGTGGGGAGGAGGGTCTCCCGGCCTGGGGCGATGAGGATCAGGCGCCCATAGGAAGGGGGCTCCTCCAAAAGCTTCAGGAGGGCGTTGGCCGCGGCCTCGGTGAGGAGGTGGGCCGCGTCCAGGATGGCCACCTTGACCCGCTCCCGGGGGTAGCTCTGGAACCAGGCGAAGAGGGGCTCCACCTCTTCGAGGCGCACCTCGGCCTCCCCCCTCAGGCCCCCCTCCCTGGGCCCGATCTCCAGGAGGTCGGGGTGGGCCTCCAGAGGGGGCGGGGGGAAGCCCCGGTTGAGGCCCACGGCGTACCAGCGGGCCACGGGGCGCCTTCCCACCCCTTCGGGGCCGGAGAAGAGGAGGGTGGCGGCCTGGAGCTTGGGAAGGAGCTCCAGGATGGCCTCGTGGCCGATTATTCCCCCAGGGTGAGCCGGGTATGGAGCCACTGGGGAAACCCCTCCTCCAGTAGGCGCTTTCGGACGGCCTCCAGGTCGTAGCCCACCCGGTGGAACTCCAGGCGGCTCCCCTCCCAAAGGGCGAAGGCCGCCCCCGGAACCCCGTCCCGGGGCTGGCCCACAGATCCGGGATTGGCCAGGGCCCGCACCGTGGGAGGGAGGACGAGCTCCCCCCCTTCGGGAAAGGCCTGGTAG
The genomic region above belongs to Thermus sediminis and contains:
- a CDS encoding acyl-CoA thioesterase encodes the protein MEGFPVVVPIEVRFRDLDALGHVNNAVYLTYLEMARVAYFSRLKRDWLEKGHFILARAEVDFLRPILLEDPVEVGVRVVRLGRSSFEMEYLVRAGGEEAARGKTVQVWLEGGRPAPLPQEVRDRIAQMEGRPL
- a CDS encoding M3 family oligoendopeptidase; this encodes MTETTWDLTPLFPSLESPEFQRAWEGLRARIDGLKDLLEREAPLSEVLSALDILLEEALPLHAYLYARFSADTGDEAALAKLSELEVLFLDYQRLRPRLTRYLALKEPEEAGPYRLLVEEAKEEALHMMPEGEETLAAELSLSGRRAWAKLHENLTSQITAVVDGEEMPISKVRNLYLRPEEEVRKKAYRAELLAWEGHEVPLAYALNGVKGEAVVLNRRRGYKDDLEPSLLQNRITRRALSAMQEAVKESLPLFRRYYLLKAKALGKERLDFYDLFAPIGQGRRWTLEEARSFLVEKLSAFSQNAAQVAEAAFLERWMDLLPRKGKVGGAYCMPRGGGKSLILANYEESFESLSTLAHELGHAYHNFALARVPASLRDVPMTLAETASIMNETLVVEAALKEASPEEGLLILDAYLQGAAQVVVDIYSRFLFESRVFQKRGARELSPREFKELMVEAQKAAYGEALASFHPYMWAVKGHYYGADFYNYPYTFGLLFGLALYREAKEDPAFMERYETLLSESGMRSAKELAGRYGFDLESPEFWRKGLKVLAEKVEALEGRLA
- a CDS encoding arsenate reductase ArsC — encoded protein: MRLLVLCTHNSARSQMAEAWLRHYAQALGVDLEVHSAGTEKTFVKEEAKRVMAEVGLDLSGHSSKTLLEVPDPWDFDLVLTVCDQAKEACPAYPAKTLKRHASFPDPSGKPLDEWRKVRDALGRMSLYLVENLKAGRIPSDGALKEASGL
- the ubiE gene encoding bifunctional demethylmenaquinone methyltransferase/2-methoxy-6-polyprenyl-1,4-benzoquinol methylase UbiE; the encoded protein is MAAPPEEKARRVQRMFSEIAPRYDLLNRLLSFGADLRWRRRAVALALEKGPKRILDLATGTGDLALLLKRAAPEAEVVGVDFAPPMLEIARRKALSQGLEVAFQEADALALPFPDGSFDAVTIAFGFRNFADYRKALEELVRVLSPGGRLLILEFPPPPKGVFGLVYRVYFQRVLPFLGGLISGSYGAYRYLPESVEAFPEPEALKALMEEAGFRVRYELLTFGVAALHIGDL
- a CDS encoding ABC transporter permease, translated to MNLETAFWIALFFSTLRQTTPLLFAALGGMFSERGGVVNIALEGIILFGALTAVVVVERFEAALGPGPHPWLPWLGVLSAMAVGGLVAAVHAVVSIKYRADQIISATAINLLALGAPSLVLTYFYGNATNSNEVANRLPLFLGLSPLVYLAFLLVPLTWWVLFKTPFGLRLRAVGEHPEAADTLGVKVYRLRYTGVILSGVLAGLAGAYLSIGFLNQFVRGMSAGLGFIALAAMIFGKWHPLGILFSTLLFGFANALAIQLQGTDILPAVLVQAFPYVVTVLVLAGFIGRSRPPAAVGKPYEK
- a CDS encoding PSP1 domain-containing protein, with protein sequence MTVGVRFRTPVLRYFRFQGEAPPLEAYVVVRTGRGLEVGRVRTPPRPEKGVGEVVRLASKEDLDRAARLRARAEEALFYLKARLKEEGVAAKVLGCDFTLDGRHLKVRYAAAERVNLRAFTRELQERYGARVEFLAEGPREEAQYLGALGACGMESCCSTWLQGFAQVSIKLARDQGLPLSPEKISGPCGRLLCCLAYEHPVYQELLSELPRRNARVCTKAGVCGKVQKVNPLKGTVELLLEEGRSLEVAKEELQ
- a CDS encoding DNA polymerase III subunit delta' — encoded protein: MAPYPAHPGGIIGHEAILELLPKLQAATLLFSGPEGVGRRPVARWYAVGLNRGFPPPPLEAHPDLLEIGPREGGLRGEAEVRLEEVEPLFAWFQSYPRERVKVAILDAAHLLTEAAANALLKLLEEPPSYGRLILIAPGRETLLPTLASRALEVAFGPVPEERLRTLTQDPDLLAYAAGAPGRLLRALSDPLAFQGRLEVARRVLESPLLERLGLLQELLAEEEGFFLLHALLRGRPRALLALEEAWEALKAYVSPDLVLARLALDLEG